The following are encoded together in the Limanda limanda chromosome 12, fLimLim1.1, whole genome shotgun sequence genome:
- the acvr1l gene encoding activin receptor type-1 gives MGPCSVHVLLLLLLKALQSSAEGSDGQLVCLCDSPTCPQVTRCQGTRCFSSVTLGGSRVEFEHGCLNGPEKILLHCFTAPSFHQAITCCSETMCNGNNNRSTLMALLPSYEPEGEPVRYRVETLALFVLGPVVVLALLSVVSVLACRRLHHGRLHRLQEFDTEQGAIDGLISSNVGDSTLADLLDHSCTSGSGSGLPFLVQRTVARQISLMECVGKGRYGEVWRGQWQGENVAVKIFSSRDEKSWFRETEIYNTVLLRHDNILGFMASDMTSRNSSTQLWLITHYHENGSLYDYLQRVAVETTEGLAMAASIACGLVHLHTEIFGTEGKPAIAHRDLKSKNILVTKELRCCIADLGLAVTHFQADNVLDVGNNPKVGTKRYMAPEVLDESIQTDCFDAYKRVDIWAFGLVLWEIARRTYSNGIVEEYKPPFYDQVPNDPSFEDMRKVVCVEQQRPFIPNRWFSDPTLSALVKLMKECWYQNPSARLTALRIKKTLDKIHSSLEKGKES, from the exons ATGGGTCCTTGCAGTGTCcatgtcctgctgctgctgttgctgaagGCCCTGCAATCATCAGCTGAGGGCTCAG ATGGACAGTTGGTATGTTTGTGTGATAGCCCAACATGCCCTCAGGTCACCCGCTGCCAGGGAACCCGGTGCTTCTCCTCTGTCACACTGGGCGGCAGCAGGGTGGAGTTTGAGCACGGCTGCCTGAATGGACCGGAAAAAATCCTGTTGCATTGCTTCACAGCGCCGTCCTTCCACCAGGCCATTACCTGCTGCTCTGAGACCATGTGCAACGgcaacaacaacaggagcaCTCTCATGGCTCTGCTTCCATCAT atgagccaGAGGGTGAGCCAGTTCGATATCGTGTTGAGACCTTGGCTCTGTTTGTACTCGGCCCAGTGGTGGTTCTGGCTCTGCTCTCTGTGGTATCGGTACTGGCCTGCAGGAGGCTCCACCACGGCCGTCTGCACAGGCTGCAGGAATTTGACACCGAGCAGGGAGCCATCGACGGCCTCATCTCCTCCAATGTGGGAGACAGCACTTTAGCG gaccTGTTGGATCACTCGTGCACGTCAGGTTCGGGTTCGGGTCTTCCCTTCCTTGTCCAGAGAACTGTGGCCAGGCAGATCAGTCTGATGGAGTGTGTAG GTAAGGGCAGATATGGAGAAGTGTGGCGAGGTCAGTGGCAGGGCGAGAATGTGGCTGTGAAAATCTTCTCCTCAAGAGATGAGAAGTCCTGGTTCAGAGAGACTGAGATCTACAACACAGTGCTGCTACGACATGATAACATACTGG GCTTCATGGCGTCTGACATGACTTCTCGAAACTCCAGCACACAGCTGTGGCTCATCACCCATTACCATGAGAACGGCTCGCTTTATGACTACTTGCAGCGGGTTGCCGTGGAAACCACAGAGGGCCTGGCGATGGCGGCGTCGATAGCGTGCGGACTCGTGCACCTGCACACCGAGATCTTCGGCACAGAGGGGAAACCGGCCATCGCCCACCGGGACCTGAAGAGCAAAAACATCCTGGTCACAAAGGAGCTGCGCTGCTGCATCGCAGACCTGG GACTGGCTGTGACCCACTTCCAGGCAGACAACGTGCTGGATGTGGGCAACAATCCAAAGGTTGGCACCAAGCGCTACATGGCACCTGAAGTGCTGGACGAGAGCATTCAGACCGACTGCTTTGATGCTTACAAGAGAGTGGACATCTGGGCCTTTGGACTGGTGCTATGGGAAATAGCACGACGCACATACAGCAACG GTATCGTTGAGGAGTACAAGCCTCCGTTTTATGATCAGGTGCCAAACGATCCCAGCTTTGAGGACATGAGGAAGgtggtgtgtgtggagcagcagaggccTTTCATTCCCAATCGCTGGTTCTCTGATCCT ACTCTCTCTGCCCTGGTCAAACTCATGAAGGAGTGTTGGTACCAGAACCCCTCGGCCAGGCTCACGGCGCTGCGCATCAAGAAGACCCTGGACAAGATCCACAGCTCTCTGGAGAAGGGGAAGGAGTcgtga